A single window of Mycolicibacterium madagascariense DNA harbors:
- a CDS encoding Rv2253/PknI dimerization domain-containing protein, giving the protein MSASGWTRGAALLASVTAALATAPHAGADDDYAKYAMNGTYSVVSNGEWARMNDRYQDEPSVRSTWTVTSTCSTALTCAGKVTSSLGWTEDIYTTMGNMWFVKHYVPDWIPCPDGSTAPGLQVYKFYRANDEGMTYVDDPNWAGEDETTGVSGNCGRNRSLVLNLPVKMTKIG; this is encoded by the coding sequence GTGAGCGCATCGGGGTGGACGCGGGGTGCCGCACTTCTGGCATCGGTGACGGCGGCGCTCGCGACCGCACCACACGCGGGCGCCGACGATGACTATGCCAAGTACGCCATGAACGGGACGTACTCGGTGGTGTCCAACGGCGAGTGGGCCAGGATGAACGACCGCTACCAGGACGAGCCGTCGGTCCGCAGCACCTGGACCGTCACCTCGACCTGCAGCACCGCCCTCACCTGCGCGGGCAAGGTGACCAGCTCCCTCGGCTGGACCGAGGACATCTATACCACGATGGGCAACATGTGGTTCGTCAAACACTATGTGCCCGACTGGATTCCGTGCCCCGACGGGAGCACCGCCCCCGGGTTGCAGGTCTACAAGTTCTACCGCGCCAACGACGAAGGCATGACCTACGTCGACGATCCCAACTGGGCGGGCGAGGACGAGACCACCGGGGTGAGCGGCAACTGTGGCAGGAACCGGTCGCTGGTGCTCAACCTGCCGGTCAAGATGACCAAGATCGGCTAG
- a CDS encoding MCE family protein has translation MLTRFIKIQLAIFTVVSIVGLLVMAFQYIQAPTLLGLGRYEITLHLPSSGGLYRFSNVTYRGVQVGKVTSVTLTSTGADVTMSIGTSPKIPANLQADVQSVSAVGEQYVDLKPRTDSGPYLQDGSVIPAQDATIPTPVGPVLDKLSRLVGSFPKDRLSALLDETYQGFNGAGDDFGSLLDSTATLSHSLNGVADQTRTLAEDSRPLLEGQAGSADAIRTWARSLAGFTGQLSTDDPQLRTVLQTFPGFSDEVSGLLDQLKPTLPVLLGNLGTLGEILMTYNASLEQVLVLLPPYIAQQQSYSITADSTGGARGDFAISVSDPPACTVGFLPPSSWRSPDDTSDIDTPDGIYCKLPQDSPIAVRGARNFPCIRKPGKRAPTIQICNSDKPYTPLAMRQHATGPAPFDPSLIAQGIPIDDRTTLGDDLYAPLQGTPLPPGAVPSGTPPGAPPGAPPVSPLEAPFTAPVAPPPPPGNSLNGQPIPPVAPPAPDAPPASDAPPAPAAVPTAPAAVPPPGVTGPPPGDGGAAQAAPSAFNPAAPGARPKVAVAQYDPRTGEYVGSDGKLYRVTNLAAGIPLPKTWQDLMPH, from the coding sequence ATGCTGACGCGCTTCATCAAGATCCAGCTGGCCATCTTCACGGTGGTGTCGATCGTCGGCCTGCTGGTGATGGCCTTCCAGTACATCCAGGCGCCGACCCTGCTCGGCCTGGGCCGCTACGAGATCACGCTCCACTTGCCCAGCAGCGGCGGTCTCTACCGGTTCAGCAACGTCACCTATCGCGGCGTGCAGGTCGGCAAGGTCACCAGTGTGACGCTGACGTCGACCGGCGCGGACGTCACGATGTCCATCGGCACGTCGCCGAAGATCCCCGCCAACCTGCAGGCGGACGTGCAGAGCGTGTCGGCGGTGGGCGAGCAGTACGTCGACCTCAAGCCGCGTACCGACTCCGGGCCGTACCTGCAGGACGGATCGGTCATTCCGGCGCAGGACGCGACGATCCCGACGCCCGTCGGTCCCGTGCTCGACAAGCTGAGCCGACTGGTCGGCTCCTTCCCGAAGGACCGGTTGAGCGCGCTGCTCGACGAGACCTACCAGGGCTTCAACGGTGCCGGTGACGACTTTGGCTCCCTGCTGGATTCGACTGCGACGCTGAGCCATTCACTCAACGGCGTCGCAGATCAGACCCGGACGCTCGCCGAGGACTCCCGACCGCTGCTCGAGGGGCAGGCCGGCAGCGCCGACGCGATCCGCACCTGGGCTCGCAGCCTGGCCGGGTTCACCGGTCAGTTGAGTACCGATGATCCCCAACTTCGGACGGTGCTGCAGACCTTCCCCGGGTTCTCCGACGAGGTCTCCGGGCTGCTGGACCAGCTCAAGCCGACACTGCCGGTCCTGCTCGGCAACCTGGGCACGCTCGGGGAGATCCTCATGACGTACAACGCGTCGCTGGAACAGGTGTTGGTGCTGCTGCCGCCGTACATCGCCCAGCAACAGTCCTACAGCATCACGGCCGATTCCACCGGTGGCGCGCGCGGCGACTTCGCCATCAGCGTCAGCGACCCGCCCGCATGCACCGTCGGCTTCCTGCCGCCGTCGTCGTGGCGCTCACCCGACGACACCTCCGACATCGACACCCCCGACGGAATCTATTGCAAGCTGCCGCAGGACTCCCCGATCGCAGTACGCGGGGCGCGGAACTTCCCGTGCATCCGCAAGCCCGGCAAGCGCGCGCCGACGATCCAGATCTGCAACAGCGACAAGCCCTACACACCGCTGGCCATGCGCCAACATGCCACGGGCCCTGCGCCCTTCGATCCCAGCCTGATCGCCCAGGGCATCCCGATCGACGACCGCACCACCCTGGGCGACGATCTGTACGCGCCCCTGCAGGGCACGCCGCTGCCGCCGGGTGCGGTCCCGTCCGGCACACCGCCGGGGGCGCCACCGGGAGCGCCGCCGGTGTCACCGCTGGAGGCGCCCTTCACGGCACCGGTCGCGCCGCCACCCCCGCCGGGCAATTCGCTCAACGGCCAACCGATTCCGCCGGTGGCCCCCCCGGCACCCGACGCGCCGCCCGCATCCGACGCACCGCCCGCACCCGCGGCCGTGCCAACCGCACCCGCGGCCGTGCCGCCCCCCGGTGTGACCGGGCCGCCCCCAGGCGACGGCGGTGCCGCGCAGGCAGCGCCGAGCGCGTTCAACCCCGCCGCCCCCGGCGCTCGACCGAAAGTAGCCGTGGCGCAGTACGATCCGCGCACGGGTGAGTACGTCGGGTCCGACGGCAAGCTGTACCGGGTGACGAACCTCGCCGCCGGCATCCCGCTGCCCAAGACGTGGCAGGATCTGATGCCGCACTGA
- a CDS encoding MCE family protein codes for MMSALPSRRLLAACACVVLTASGCAFQGINSLPLPGAAGRGSDAHVYHVEIANVSTLESNSPVLMNDVVVGSVGAMRVKGWHAEVDVSVQPDVVVPANVVASVGQTSLLGSMHVELNPPLGQPPRGQLPPGATIGLNASSTYPTTEQTLSSLSVVVNAGGLGQLGDVVHTFNAALSGRQGDFRDLLTQLDAFVGTLDQQRQSLVGTIDALNRIATTFAGRRDVIEQALQRIPRALEVLDRERPNLTTALTKLGTFSDTANRLVNDTQSDLVTNLQNLQPTLQALADVGPDLDASLAYATVFPYGQNLVDRAVRGDFINLFATIDLSGARLRKSLFLGTRAGQEGRDLVPLPGEPYFQRYTYDPLGRPLAPPPPGGPLGPIPGNLGNAPTPGLQADPPGAAKSLPGPGSLPAAPPPPLPPVTGPVLPVVPQDQSGGVTTADTSATARGGPLFAGPYGAPAGGGS; via the coding sequence ATCATGAGTGCACTCCCGTCCCGCCGGCTGCTGGCGGCCTGCGCGTGCGTGGTGCTCACCGCGAGCGGGTGTGCGTTCCAGGGCATCAACTCCCTGCCGCTGCCCGGTGCCGCCGGGCGCGGCTCGGACGCCCACGTGTATCACGTCGAGATCGCGAATGTCTCGACGCTGGAATCGAATTCACCCGTCCTGATGAACGACGTCGTGGTGGGCAGCGTCGGGGCGATGCGGGTCAAGGGCTGGCACGCCGAGGTCGACGTCTCCGTGCAACCCGACGTCGTCGTGCCCGCCAACGTGGTGGCCAGCGTCGGGCAGACGAGCCTGCTCGGCTCGATGCACGTGGAACTGAATCCGCCACTGGGACAACCACCCCGGGGGCAACTGCCCCCGGGCGCCACGATCGGTCTCAACGCCTCGTCGACCTACCCGACCACCGAGCAGACCCTGTCGTCGCTGTCCGTCGTGGTCAACGCGGGCGGTCTGGGTCAGCTGGGCGACGTCGTGCACACGTTCAACGCCGCACTGTCCGGGCGTCAGGGCGACTTCCGCGACCTGCTCACCCAGCTCGACGCCTTCGTCGGCACCCTCGATCAGCAGCGGCAGAGCCTGGTGGGGACCATCGATGCCCTGAACCGCATCGCGACGACCTTCGCCGGGCGTCGCGACGTCATCGAGCAAGCGCTGCAACGCATTCCGAGGGCGCTCGAGGTACTCGACCGGGAGCGGCCCAACCTGACCACCGCGCTCACCAAACTGGGCACGTTCAGCGACACCGCCAACCGGCTCGTCAACGACACCCAGAGCGACCTGGTGACGAACCTGCAGAACCTGCAGCCGACACTGCAGGCGCTCGCGGACGTCGGTCCCGACCTGGACGCGTCACTGGCCTACGCCACGGTGTTCCCGTACGGGCAGAACCTCGTCGACCGTGCCGTGCGCGGGGACTTCATCAACCTCTTCGCCACCATCGACCTCTCGGGGGCACGCCTGCGCAAGTCGCTATTCCTCGGCACACGCGCCGGCCAGGAGGGTCGCGACCTGGTGCCGCTGCCCGGTGAGCCCTACTTCCAGCGCTACACCTACGACCCGCTGGGTCGCCCGCTCGCCCCGCCGCCGCCGGGTGGTCCGCTCGGCCCCATCCCCGGCAACCTGGGGAACGCACCGACACCCGGTCTCCAGGCCGACCCGCCCGGAGCGGCGAAGAGCCTGCCCGGCCCGGGATCACTGCCCGCGGCGCCACCACCGCCGCTGCCGCCGGTCACCGGACCCGTGCTCCCCGTGGTGCCGCAGGACCAGAGCGGCGGGGTCACGACGGCCGACACGTCGGCGACGGCGCGCGGCGGTCCACTGTTCGCCGGACCCTATGGCGCACCGGCGGGAGGGGGTAGCTGA
- a CDS encoding MCE family protein — MARSRRWLVPVLAVALVVALLGGGFLAIRAAFFAPTTITAYFPTATAIYVGDDVKVAGVKVGTISSLEPEGTQTKMVLSVDHGIGVPADAKAVIVAQNLIAARYVQLTPAYRSSGPKMADGAVIPASRTAVPVEWDEVKRQLERLATDLGPTSDVSTTSVGRFIDSAASALDGNGVKLRQTLAQLSGVGRILAEGSGNFVDVIKNLQVFVTALRDSNEQVVAFNDRLASLSSVLDGSRSDLDGALTNLSTAITEVKRFVAGTRNQTAEQLQGLAQVTQSLANVKDDVEQLLHVYPNALVNAYNIYDPDTGTPRGAFSIPNLASPMQFICGMIGATQNTTAPETAKLCNDYLGPALRLLNLNYIPVPINPYLSKSASPQNIIYSDPKLAPGGEGGVPSPPETPPSVSAYTGLDGDVPPPPGMGPPGVPLPVNDQSVPPSPALYPGAPVPTDPPRIGPPPAGPPPTVASAPDGNAAQQGTPNLPGLLLPAESPGPAPGPPPAEGTPSS; from the coding sequence ATGGCCCGGTCCCGGCGGTGGCTCGTCCCCGTCCTGGCGGTCGCCCTCGTCGTCGCCCTTCTCGGAGGTGGCTTCCTCGCCATCCGCGCCGCCTTCTTCGCGCCGACGACGATCACCGCCTACTTCCCGACGGCCACGGCCATCTACGTCGGCGATGACGTGAAGGTCGCCGGCGTGAAGGTCGGCACGATCTCCTCGCTCGAACCCGAGGGCACCCAAACCAAGATGGTCCTGTCGGTCGACCACGGCATCGGGGTGCCCGCGGACGCGAAGGCCGTGATCGTCGCCCAGAACCTGATCGCCGCCCGGTACGTTCAGTTGACGCCGGCATACCGGTCCTCGGGACCGAAGATGGCCGATGGCGCGGTGATTCCGGCGAGCCGCACCGCGGTGCCCGTCGAGTGGGACGAGGTCAAGCGTCAGCTCGAGCGCCTCGCGACCGACCTCGGCCCGACCAGCGACGTGTCGACGACGTCGGTGGGCCGCTTCATCGACAGCGCCGCCAGCGCGCTGGACGGCAACGGCGTGAAACTGCGTCAGACCCTGGCGCAACTGTCCGGCGTGGGCCGGATCTTGGCGGAGGGCAGCGGCAACTTCGTCGACGTCATCAAGAACCTCCAGGTGTTCGTCACCGCGCTGCGTGACAGCAATGAACAGGTCGTGGCATTCAACGACCGCCTGGCGTCGCTGTCCAGCGTGCTCGACGGCAGCCGGTCCGACCTCGACGGAGCCTTGACCAATCTCTCCACCGCCATCACCGAGGTGAAGCGGTTCGTGGCGGGCACCAGGAACCAGACCGCCGAGCAGCTGCAGGGCCTCGCACAGGTGACCCAGTCGCTGGCCAACGTCAAGGACGACGTCGAACAGCTCCTGCACGTCTACCCCAACGCCTTGGTGAACGCCTACAACATCTACGACCCCGACACGGGTACGCCCCGCGGCGCCTTCTCGATCCCCAACCTCGCCAGCCCCATGCAGTTCATCTGCGGCATGATCGGCGCCACCCAGAATACGACCGCCCCCGAGACGGCCAAGCTCTGCAACGACTACCTCGGTCCGGCACTGAGGTTGCTGAACCTCAACTACATTCCGGTGCCGATCAACCCCTACCTGTCGAAGTCGGCCAGCCCGCAGAACATCATCTACTCAGATCCCAAGCTGGCGCCCGGCGGCGAGGGGGGTGTGCCGTCACCGCCGGAGACGCCCCCGTCGGTGTCGGCCTACACCGGTCTCGACGGCGACGTCCCGCCGCCCCCCGGCATGGGCCCCCCTGGCGTGCCGCTGCCCGTCAACGACCAGTCCGTGCCGCCGAGCCCCGCCCTGTACCCGGGAGCCCCGGTGCCCACCGACCCGCCGCGCATCGGCCCACCGCCCGCTGGACCACCCCCGACGGTAGCGTCCGCGCCGGATGGCAACGCCGCCCAGCAGGGCACGCCGAATCTGCCCGGTCTCCTGCTGCCCGCCGAGTCGCCGGGTCCGGCGCCAGGGCCCCCGCCCGCAGAGGGGACACCGTCATCATGA
- a CDS encoding MCE family protein encodes MLKYRGSARLIRSGLMGVVLAILVIAVGLQPERLLAYATSQQYKALFSEAGGIFVGNDVTMSGIKVGSVTDVSLDDGDALVEFTVDSRYPLGSQTSAHIRTGSLLGQRVLALESAGSGTLNRTDAIPVSRTSSPYSLSDAVGELTSNTAGTDTQQLNQSLDTLSDTLDSIAPQLGPTFDGLTRLSRALNSRNEGLAQLLKSASDVTGILSDRSQQVNRLILDANDLLGVLVERRQAIVDLLANTSAVSKQLIGLVADNEKTLAPTLERLNDVNKVLVRNRDNLAKAIPGAAKYQTTLSEAVSSGPYYTAYVPNFLPGELLQPFLDYAFGYRRGAFGAGAPPTNTGPRAEVPLPYNGVPGGSR; translated from the coding sequence ATGCTCAAATATCGCGGAAGCGCGCGCCTGATCCGATCGGGTCTGATGGGCGTCGTCCTCGCCATCCTCGTCATCGCGGTGGGTCTGCAGCCCGAACGCCTGCTCGCCTATGCCACCTCGCAGCAGTACAAGGCGCTGTTCAGCGAGGCGGGTGGCATCTTCGTCGGCAACGACGTCACGATGTCGGGTATCAAGGTGGGCTCGGTCACCGACGTCTCGCTCGACGACGGGGACGCCCTGGTGGAGTTCACGGTCGACAGCCGCTACCCGCTCGGGTCTCAGACCTCGGCGCACATCCGCACGGGATCGCTGCTGGGACAACGGGTCCTGGCGTTGGAGTCGGCAGGCAGCGGCACGCTGAACCGCACCGACGCCATCCCGGTGTCGCGTACGTCGTCACCGTATTCGCTCAGCGACGCGGTAGGGGAGTTGACGTCCAACACCGCGGGCACCGATACCCAGCAGCTCAACCAGTCATTGGACACGCTGTCGGACACCCTGGATTCGATTGCGCCGCAACTGGGTCCGACGTTCGACGGGCTCACCCGGCTGTCGCGTGCGCTCAACAGCCGCAACGAGGGTCTGGCCCAGCTGCTCAAGTCGGCCTCCGACGTCACGGGCATCCTGTCCGATCGCAGTCAGCAGGTGAACCGCCTCATCCTCGACGCCAACGACCTGCTCGGAGTGCTGGTCGAACGCCGCCAGGCGATCGTCGACCTACTCGCCAACACGTCCGCGGTGTCCAAGCAGCTGATCGGTCTGGTGGCCGACAACGAGAAGACGCTGGCGCCGACGCTGGAGCGGCTCAACGACGTCAACAAGGTGCTGGTGCGCAACCGGGACAACCTGGCGAAGGCGATTCCCGGTGCGGCGAAGTACCAGACCACGCTGAGCGAGGCGGTCTCCAGCGGCCCGTACTACACCGCCTACGTGCCCAACTTCCTGCCCGGAGAGCTATTGCAGCCCTTCCTCGACTACGCATTCGGGTACCGTCGCGGTGCGTTCGGTGCGGGCGCACCGCCCACGAACACCGGTCCCCGGGCCGAAGTTCCGTTGCCGTACAACGGCGTTCCCGGAGGTTCACGATGA
- a CDS encoding MCE family protein has protein sequence MSGSRGMLVKFLVFATIMSVLTVFLFFTFGQYRTGSTNGYSAVFTDASRLKSGDTVRVAGIRVGTVTDVSLRSDHEVLVDFDADRSLTLTSGTKAAIRYLNLTGDRYLELADGPGSTRLLPPGSQIPVDRTQPALDLDLLLSGLKPVVQGLNPQDVNALTASLVQVFQGEGDTLDSLLSKTSSFSSTIADDNETVQSLIDNLNTVLGTVAKNGDQFSGTIDRLEKLISGLSADRDPIGTAITSLDNGTASLADLLTQARPPLAGVVNQLNRLAPNLQSGKGYLDGALQRAPGNYRKLARIGAYGSFVQYYICEISIRVTDLQGRASFFPFIKQENGRCAEP, from the coding sequence ATGAGCGGATCCCGCGGCATGCTCGTCAAGTTCCTCGTCTTCGCCACCATCATGTCGGTGCTGACGGTGTTCCTGTTCTTCACCTTCGGCCAATACCGGACCGGGTCCACCAACGGATACTCCGCGGTGTTCACCGACGCTTCGAGGCTGAAGTCAGGTGACACCGTGCGCGTGGCGGGCATCCGCGTCGGCACCGTCACCGACGTGTCCCTGCGGTCCGACCACGAAGTGCTCGTGGACTTCGACGCCGACCGCAGCCTCACGCTGACCAGCGGCACCAAGGCCGCCATCCGCTACCTCAATCTGACCGGCGATCGCTACCTCGAACTGGCCGACGGCCCAGGGTCCACCAGGCTGCTGCCACCAGGGTCCCAGATCCCGGTCGACCGGACCCAGCCCGCACTGGACCTCGACCTGCTGCTCAGCGGTCTCAAGCCCGTCGTGCAGGGGCTCAATCCGCAGGACGTGAATGCGCTCACCGCCTCTCTGGTCCAGGTGTTCCAGGGCGAGGGCGACACGCTCGACTCCCTGCTGTCCAAGACGTCGTCGTTCAGCAGCACCATCGCCGACGACAACGAGACCGTGCAGTCGCTGATCGACAACCTCAACACCGTGTTGGGCACGGTCGCCAAGAACGGCGACCAGTTCTCCGGCACGATCGACCGTCTCGAGAAGCTCATCAGCGGGCTGTCGGCCGACCGCGACCCCATCGGCACCGCGATCACGTCGTTGGACAACGGCACCGCCTCGCTGGCGGACCTGCTGACCCAGGCCCGCCCGCCGCTGGCCGGCGTGGTGAACCAGCTCAACCGGTTGGCCCCAAACCTGCAGAGCGGCAAGGGTTATCTCGACGGAGCGCTCCAGCGCGCCCCAGGCAACTACCGCAAGCTGGCGCGCATCGGGGCCTACGGCTCCTTCGTGCAGTACTACATCTGCGAGATCTCCATTCGCGTCACGGACCTGCAGGGACGAGCCTCGTTCTTCCCGTTCATCAAACAAGAAAACGGAAGGTGCGCTGAGCCGTAA
- a CDS encoding MCE family protein, with protein sequence MSRNTVRPLAGLATVVVLVAVVVFAVGMFQGDFGRTVPVTVVSERAGLVMNPQAKVKMRGVQVGQVASIETRSDGKAVLHLAMNPDDMQNIPSNALVDISSSTVFGAKSVEFNEPTEPSATPLAAGAQIDVGHVTVETNTVFQQLTSVLKAIDPVKLNQTLAAISGALNGRGEKLGQAVTDLDHFLQQVNPSLDSINRDLEVAPVALNAYADVAPDLVDVLGNTTKIGDTVVDQQQNLDAFLLSAIGLANTGNDVIGTNRQALTDDLRMLVPTTTVLRQYDDNLRCGIQGLNTFVHLPFPDRPGVDVSANFTLGTDRYRYPADLPKVAARSGSSCKDQMLPAVPNGKRPPYLVTDSGTNPWKLGNQGILLNSDALKQALFGPIDGPPRNSAQIGMPG encoded by the coding sequence ATGTCGCGCAACACCGTGCGCCCGCTGGCCGGGCTCGCCACCGTCGTCGTCCTCGTCGCCGTCGTCGTATTCGCCGTGGGCATGTTCCAGGGCGACTTCGGTCGGACCGTCCCGGTCACGGTGGTCTCCGAACGCGCCGGGCTGGTGATGAACCCGCAGGCCAAGGTGAAGATGCGCGGGGTTCAGGTCGGTCAGGTCGCGTCCATCGAGACCCGGTCCGACGGCAAGGCCGTGCTGCACCTGGCGATGAATCCCGATGACATGCAGAACATCCCGTCCAATGCGCTGGTCGACATCAGCTCCTCGACGGTGTTCGGCGCCAAGTCCGTCGAGTTCAACGAGCCCACCGAACCGTCGGCCACCCCGCTGGCCGCCGGCGCGCAGATCGACGTCGGGCACGTCACCGTCGAGACCAATACCGTGTTCCAACAACTGACTTCAGTGCTCAAGGCCATCGACCCGGTCAAGCTGAACCAAACCCTCGCGGCCATCTCGGGCGCGCTGAACGGCCGGGGCGAGAAGCTCGGCCAGGCCGTGACCGACCTCGACCACTTCCTGCAGCAGGTGAATCCCAGCCTCGACAGCATCAACCGCGACCTCGAGGTCGCCCCGGTCGCGCTCAACGCCTACGCCGACGTCGCGCCCGATCTCGTCGACGTCCTCGGCAACACCACCAAGATCGGTGACACCGTCGTCGACCAGCAGCAGAACCTCGACGCGTTCCTGCTCAGCGCCATCGGACTGGCGAACACCGGCAACGACGTCATCGGCACCAACCGGCAGGCGCTGACCGACGACCTGCGGATGCTGGTGCCCACCACCACCGTGTTGCGGCAGTACGACGACAACCTGCGCTGCGGCATCCAGGGCCTGAACACGTTCGTGCACTTGCCTTTCCCAGACCGGCCCGGCGTGGACGTCTCGGCCAACTTCACCCTCGGAACCGACCGCTACCGCTACCCGGCGGACCTGCCGAAGGTGGCGGCGCGCAGCGGATCGTCGTGCAAGGACCAGATGCTGCCCGCCGTCCCCAACGGCAAGCGGCCGCCGTACCTGGTCACCGACAGCGGCACCAACCCGTGGAAGCTGGGCAACCAGGGCATCTTGCTGAACTCCGACGCGCTCAAGCAGGCGCTGTTCGGCCCCATCGACGGACCACCCCGCAACTCCGCGCAGATCGGGATGCCGGGATGA
- a CDS encoding MlaE family ABC transporter permease codes for MIASRFPRVVRTVNRPVGVLGRIGDQTLFFGRAIGGTPRAAAHFRKEIIRLIAEISMGAGVLAMIGGTLVIVGFLTLATGGTLAVQGYSSLGNIGIEALTGFLAAFINVRISAPVVAGIGLAATFGAGVTAQLGAMRINEEIDALESMGIPPVEYLVSTRIVAGMIAITPLYSIAVILSFIASRFTTVVLFGQSGGLYDHYFNTFLNPFDLLWSFFQAICMALAILLVHTYYGYFATGGPSGVGVAVGNAVRTSLIIVVSVTLLVSLAVYGSNGNFNLSG; via the coding sequence ATCATTGCGTCGCGCTTCCCGCGGGTGGTGCGCACGGTCAACCGTCCGGTCGGGGTGTTGGGCCGCATCGGGGATCAGACGTTGTTCTTCGGGCGCGCGATCGGGGGCACCCCGCGCGCGGCGGCGCACTTCCGCAAGGAGATCATCCGGTTGATCGCCGAGATCTCCATGGGCGCAGGGGTGTTGGCGATGATCGGCGGCACGCTGGTGATCGTGGGCTTCTTGACCCTGGCCACCGGCGGCACGCTGGCGGTGCAGGGGTACTCCAGCTTGGGCAACATCGGCATCGAGGCGTTGACCGGATTCCTGGCGGCGTTCATCAACGTGCGCATCTCGGCGCCGGTGGTCGCGGGCATCGGGCTGGCGGCCACGTTCGGGGCGGGGGTGACCGCGCAACTGGGGGCGATGCGCATCAACGAGGAGATCGACGCGCTGGAGTCGATGGGCATCCCGCCGGTGGAGTATCTGGTGTCCACCCGCATCGTGGCCGGGATGATCGCGATCACCCCGCTGTACTCGATCGCGGTGATCTTGTCCTTCATCGCCTCGCGGTTCACCACCGTGGTGCTCTTCGGTCAGTCCGGTGGGCTCTATGACCACTACTTCAACACCTTCCTCAACCCCTTCGACCTGCTGTGGTCGTTCTTTCAGGCGATCTGCATGGCGTTGGCGATCCTGTTGGTGCACACCTACTACGGCTACTTCGCCACCGGCGGGCCGTCGGGGGTCGGGGTGGCCGTGGGCAACGCGGTGCGCACCTCGCTGATCATCGTGGTCTCGGTGACCCTGCTCGTGTCCCTGGCCGTCTACGGCTCCAACGGCAACTTCAACCTCTCGGGCTAG
- a CDS encoding MlaE family ABC transporter permease codes for MAVKGPERWSPGISLPKGFAAPMAAVGGLFSMGVDAFGFVFRRPFQWREFLEQSWFVARVSLAPTLLVAIPFTVLVSFILNILLRELGAADLSGAGAAFGAVTQVGPLVTVLIVAGAGATAMCADLGSRTIREEIDAMEVLGINPVQRLVTPRMLASGLVALLLNSLVVIIGILGGYFFSVFVQDVNPGAFAAGITLLTGVPEVIISCVKAALFGLFAGLIACYRGLTITGGGAKAVGNAVNETVVFAFMALFVINVVVTAIGIQMTAK; via the coding sequence ATGGCGGTTAAGGGACCCGAGCGGTGGTCGCCGGGTATCTCGCTGCCCAAGGGTTTCGCCGCGCCGATGGCTGCGGTGGGTGGGTTGTTCTCGATGGGGGTCGATGCGTTCGGGTTCGTGTTCCGGCGGCCGTTTCAGTGGCGGGAGTTCTTGGAGCAGTCGTGGTTCGTGGCGCGGGTGTCGTTGGCGCCGACGTTGTTGGTGGCGATCCCGTTCACGGTGTTGGTGTCGTTCATCCTGAACATCCTGCTGCGCGAGTTGGGGGCGGCGGACTTGTCGGGGGCGGGCGCGGCGTTCGGCGCGGTGACCCAGGTGGGTCCGTTGGTGACGGTGTTGATCGTGGCCGGGGCGGGTGCGACGGCGATGTGCGCCGATCTGGGGTCGCGGACGATCCGCGAGGAGATCGACGCGATGGAGGTGTTGGGCATCAACCCGGTGCAGCGGTTGGTGACTCCGCGGATGTTGGCCTCGGGTTTGGTGGCGCTGCTGCTCAATTCGTTGGTGGTCATCATCGGGATCCTGGGTGGGTACTTCTTCTCGGTCTTCGTTCAGGACGTCAACCCGGGGGCGTTCGCGGCGGGGATCACGTTGTTGACCGGGGTGCCCGAGGTGATCATCTCCTGTGTCAAGGCGGCGTTGTTCGGGTTGTTCGCCGGGCTGATCGCCTGCTACCGCGGGCTGACGATCACCGGCGGCGGTGCGAAGGCCGTCGGCAACGCGGTCAACGAGACGGTGGTATTCGCGTTCATGGCGTTGTTCGTGATCAACGTCGTGGTGACCGCGATCGGCATCCAGATGACGGCCAAGTAG